A window of the Planococcus citri chromosome 4, ihPlaCitr1.1, whole genome shotgun sequence genome harbors these coding sequences:
- the dsh gene encoding segment polarity protein dishevelled homolog DVL-3, whose protein sequence is MEEKETKIIYHVDDEETPYLVKLAISPEKVTLADFKNVFNRPNYKFFFKSMDDDFGVVKEEIIDDDAHLPCFNGRVVSWLVSAEGSNVSDGGASQCADNVTQKMPDHGSHRPNSDDFINTETESLASSKPALHHMPKDRLRPLTERYDKHHKYNGLGVNGHSKHRNMGLGYDTSSMMSSELETTSFLESDDDASSRITTTTGRATNLHLMDGHGRRRAPRRRRHRQATAMSRTSSFSSITDSSMSLNIITVTLNMDTVNFLGISIVGQSNNGGDGGIYVGSIMKGGAVALDGRIEPGDMILQVNDINFENMSNDEAVRVLREVVQKPGAIKLVVAKCWDPNPKGYFTIPRTEPVRPIDPGAWVAHTAAMRGETYPLRPPSVSTLTSTSSSLISSMAETEIAADSVDSMPLSINSDMSVIVRAMAKPNSGLEVRDRLWLKITIPNAFIGADVVDWLETHVEGFSERREARRYASQMLKAGYIRHCVNKNSFSEQCYYIFGDFLSAGMSRLKLDEPERDSLPHPGTSWDMPYSGTYLPHSSPMPFNYTNETTCYSLTRDGSGSGGSRSGSDIIVPITKTAPSGASSSAASGIHNPLVAVLKGNEQNGGKRNPAIESSGSETSSNPAYSQDLSTSQQSFKMAMGNPCEFFVDVM, encoded by the exons ATGGAAGAAAAAGAGACGAAAATCATCTATCATGTCGACGATGAAGAAACACCGTATTTGGTCAAGTTAGCTATTTCACCCGAGAAAGTAACGTTGGCTGATTTCAAGAATGTATTCAATCGACCAAATTacaaattctttttcaaatctaTGGACGATGATTTCGG TGTGGTAAAAGAAGAAATCATAGACGATGACGCCCATTTACCTTGCTTCAATGGTAGAGTCGTTTCATGG CTCGTCTCAGCTGAAGGTAGCAATGTATCGGATGGCGGAGCTTCACAGTGTGCTGATAACGTTACACAGAAGATGCCAGATCATGG TTCTCATCGTCCTAATTCCGATGACTTCATTAATACTGAAACCGAATCATTGGCTAGTTCGAAACCAG CTCTTCATCATATGCCAAAAGATCGTTTACGTCCTCTCACCGAAAGATACGATAAACACCATAAATACAACG GTTTGGGAGTGAATGGCCATTCGAAACATAGAAATATGGGATTAGGATACGATACGTCGTCCATGATGAGTTCGGAATTGGAGACCACTAGTTTCTTAGAGTCAGATGACGATGCTTCTAGTCGTATAACTACAACAACCGGAAGAGCTACCAATTTACACTTGA TGGACGGTCACGGTAGGCGAAGGGCTCCTCGACGAAGACGCCACAGACAAGCCACAGCCATGTCGAGAACGTCTTCATTTTCATCGATTACCGATTCCAGTATGTCTCTGAATATAATTACTGTCACTTTGAACATGGATACGGTGAATTTTCTCGGTATATCGATCGTCGGTCAAAGCAATAATGGCGGAGATGGAGGAATCTATGTCGGCTCGATAATGAAAGG AGGAGCTGTCGCTTTGGACGGTCGAATCGAACCCGGAGATATGATTCTACAAGTGAACGATATAAATTTCGAGAACATGTCGAATGACGAAGCTGTTCGCGTTCTGAGAGAAGTCGTCCAGAAACCTGG TGCCATTAAACTGGTCGTGGCCAAATGTTGGGATCCCAATCCGAAAGGTTATTTCACTATTCCACGAACCGAACCTGTCAGACCGATTGATCCTGGTGCTTGGGTGGCTCATACGGCGGCCATGAGAGGAGAAACGTATCCGTTACGTCCTCCTTCTGTGTCCACTCTAACTTCGACTAGTTCTTCGTTGATTTCCAGTATGGCCGAAACAGAAA TTGCTGCTGATTCGGTAGATAGTATGCCACTTTCGATCAACAGCGATATGTCTGTTATTGTCAGAGCGATGGCTAAACCAAATTCCGGACTCGAGGTTCGAGATAGATTATGGCTCAAGATAACTATTCCTAATGCATTTATTG GCGCTGATGTCGTCGATTGGCTGGAAACTCACGTGGAAGGGTTCTCTGAGAGACGCGAAGCCCGTAGATATGCCTCGCAGATGCTCAAAGCTGGTTACATCAGACATTGCGTTAATAAGAACAGCTTCTCCGAACAGTGCTACTACATTTTCGGTGATTTCTTATCTGCTG GAATGTCGCGTTTGAAATTAGACGAACCGGAACGCGATAGTCTTCCTCATCCTGGTACCTCGTGGGACATGCCTTACTCCGGTACATACTTACCTCATTCCTCTCCGATGCCATTCAATTACACCAACGAAACTACTTGCTATTCGTTGACCAGAGATGGCAGTGGATCAG gcGGAAGTCGTTCAGGCTCCGATATAATAGTTCCCATAACGAAAACAGCTCCCAGCGGAGCTAGTAGCAGCGCTGCCAGTGGAATCCACAACCCTTTGGTGGCAGTTTTAAAAGGCAACGAACAAAACGGCGGCAAACGTAACCCAGCCATCGAATCGAGTGGTTCGGAAACGTCGTCGAATCCTGCCTATTCTCAGGATCTTTCAACTAGTCAGCAGTCTTTTAAAATGGCTATGGGTAATCCCTGCGAGTTCTTCGTTGACGTTATGTGA
- the cbc gene encoding protein CLP1 homolog, with amino-acid sequence MDDQIGKDVPEHDVKLSPDSELRFEVENKNETVFLELKSGIAEIFGTELVKGKTYTFTTGAKIAVFTWQGCELIIRTKKDTSYIAKETPMMFYLNCHCCLEQLRQKAEQDDSKGPITMIVGPTDVGKSTLSKILLNYAVRMGGLSRRPIFVDLDVGQGHISIPGTVGAMIVERPASVYDGFPQMAPLVYHYGQTSINSNPVLYNTIISRMADLVHQRMESNKKVKASGVIINTMGWIKGKGYQHLTHIAQAFEVSIILVLDQERLYNELVRDMPSFVKVTLLPKSGGVVERTPAVRSEARNFRIREYFYGTPQCQLHPHSFDVKFTDVKIYRIGAPALPDSCMPLGMKSDDYLTKLVAVTPGPSILHHILSVSHATSPDEDVIKSNIAGFVCITNVDTERQLLTVLSPQPKPLPDACLILSDVSFMDNR; translated from the exons ATGGACGATCAAATCGGTAAAGATGTACCAGAACATGACGTAAAATTGAGCCCTGATAGCGAGCTTCGTTTCGAGgtagaaaacaaaaatgaaaccgTCTTTCTGGAG CTTAAATCTGGCATAGCTGAAATTTTCGGCACAGAACTGGTCAAAGGTAAAACGTACACTTTCACTACCGGAGCTAAAATTGCAGTATTTACGTGGCAAGGATGCGAATTAATAATACGTACGAAGAAAGATACCAGTTATATTGCCAAAGAAACGCCTATG ATGTTTTACTTGAATTGTCATTGTTGCTTGGAACAATTGAGACAAAAAGCCGAGCAAGACGATTCAAAAGGACCGATTACAATGATCGTTGGCCCAACAGACGTTGGAAAATCTACTTTATCGAAAATCCTACTAAATTACGCTGTTCGAATGGGAGGTCTTTCTAGACGACCAATTTTTGTAGATTTAGACGTAGGCCAGGGTCATATATCCATTCCAGGCACAGTCG GAGCTATGATAGTCGAACGTCCAGCTTCGGTATATGATGGTTTTCCACAAATGGCTCCTTTAGTCTATCACTACGGACAAACTAGTATAAATAGTAATCCTGTGTTGTATAATACGATAATTTCTCGAATGGCTGATCTAGTTCATCAACGAATGGAATCAAACAAAAAAG tGAAAGCATCCGGTGTTATTATAAATACCATGGGATGGATTAAAGGCAAAGGATACCAACATTTAACCCATATAGCTCAAGCTTTTGAAGTCAGCATAATTTTAGTATTGGATCAAGAAAGATTATATAACGAATTAGTTCGTGACATGCCCTCGTTCGTTAAAGTGACATTGCTGCCGAAAAGTGGCGGA GTCGTCGAAAGAACCCCGGCTGTGAGATCGGAAGctcgaaattttcgaataagAGAATATTTTTATGGTACTCCGCAATGTCAACTTCATCCGCATTCGTTCGATGTGAAATTTACAGATGTTAAAATTTACCGAATCGGCGCTCCTGCTTTACCGGACTCGTGTATGCCATTGGGAATGAAATCCGACGACTATTTGACGAAATTGGTCGCTGTTACACCtg GACCGAGTATTTTACACCATATCCTTTCCGTTAGCCATGCAACTTCACCGGATGAAGATGTTATCAAAAGTAACATTGCTGGCTTCGTTTGCAT AACGAATGTTGACACGGAAAGACAACTGTTAACGGTTCTATCTCCTCAGCCGAAACCTCTTCCTGACGCTTGTTTGATATTATCCGATGTGTCGTTTATGGacaatcgttaa
- the ATPsynbeta gene encoding ATP synthase subunit beta, mitochondrial — MLSVFSKAANGVLKAVKPAFAPQFLQNEFARAVTTSSVNSLAAAQAKPSSGAAPSGKVVAVIGAVVDVQFDSELPPILNALEVHNRSPRLVLEVAQHLGENTVRTIAMDGTEGLIRGQPVSDTGYPIRIPVGAETLGRIINVIGEPIDERGPIPTDKRAAIHADAPEFVEMSVEQEILVTGIKVVDLLAPYAKGGKIGLFGGAGVGKTVLIMELINNVAKAHGGYSVFAGVGERTREGNDLYHEMIESGVISLKDKTSKVALVYGQMNEPPGARARVALTGLTVAEYFRDVEGQDVLLFIDNIFRFTQAGSEVSALLGRIPSAVGYQPTLATDMGSMQERITTTKKGSITSVQAIYVPADDLTDPAPATTFAHLDATTVLSRAIAELGIYPAVDPLDSTSRIMDPNVIGAEHYNTARGVQKILQDYKSLQDIIAILGMDELSEEDKLTVARARKIQRFLSQPFQVAEVFTGHAGKLVPLAETIKGFQKILQGEYDHLPEVAFYMVGPIEEVVAKAETLAKNAA; from the exons ATGTTGAGTGTTTTCTCTAAAGCCGCTAATGGAGTTTTGAAAGCGGTGAAACCCGCTTTTGCTCcacaatttctccaaaatgaaTTCGCCCGAGCCGTCACAACTTCTTCCGTCAACT CTCTTGCCGCTGCCCAAGCTAAACCATCGTCTGGTGCAGCTCCCAGTGGTAAAGTCGTAGCTGTCATTGGTGCCGTAGTAGATGTCCAATTCGACAGCGAATTACCTCCTATTCTAAATGCTCTCGAAGTGCATAACAGATCTCCCAGGCTGGTGCTCGAAGTCGCCCAACATTTGG GTGAAAACACCGTCAGAACCATCGCTATGGACGGTACCGAAGGTCTGATCCGTGGTCAACCTGTTTCTGACACTGGTTACCCTATTCGTATCCCCGTCGGAGCTGAAACTTTGGGCAGAATTATCAACGTTATCG GCGAACCTATCGATGAAAGAGGTCCCATTCCTACCGACAAAAGAGCTGCTATCCACGCCGATGCTCCTGAATTCGTTGAAATGAGCGTAGAACAAGAGATCTTGGTAACCGGTATCAAAGTCGTAGATCTTTTGGCTCCTTACGCCAAGGGAGGAAAAATCG GTCTGTTCGGTGGTGCCGGTGTAGGTAAAACCGTATTGATTATGGAACTGATCAACAACGTAGCCAAAGCTCACGGTGGTTACTCAGTATTCGCCGGAGTAGGAGAACGTACCCGTGAAGGAAACGATCTGTATCACGAGATGATCGAATCCGGCGTAATCTCCTTGAAAGATAAAACCTCAAAG GTAGCTTTAGTGTACGGTCAAATGAACGAACCACCCGGCGCCAGAGCTCGTGTAGCTTTGACTGGGTTAACCGTAGCCGAATATTTCCGTGACGTAGAAGGCCAAGATGTACTGTTGTTTATCGACAACATCTTCAGATTTACTCAAGCCGGTTCCGAAGTATCTGCTTTGTTAGGTCGTATTCCATCGGCCGTAGGTTACCAACCTACCTTAGCCACTGACATGGGTTCTATGCAGGAACGTATCACCACCACCAAGAAAGGTTCAATTACTTCGGTGCAA GCTATCTACGTACCCGCTGACGATTTGACTGATCCTGCCCCAGCTACAACTTTCGCTCACTTGGACGCCACCACCGTATTATCTCGTGCTATCGCCGAATTAGGTATCTACCCAGCTGTCGATCCTCTCGATTCGACTTCTCGTATTATGGATCCTAACGTCATCGGAGCCGAACACTACAACACCGCTCGTGGTGTACAGAAAATCTTACAA GATTACAAATCGTTACAAGATATTATCGCCATCTTGGGTATGGATGAATTATCCGAAGAAGATAAATTAACCGTAGCTCGTGCTAGAAAAATCCAAAGGTTCCTGTCTCAACCTTTCCAAGTCGCCGAAGTTTTCACCGGTCATGCTGGTAAACTGGTTCCATTAGCAGAAACCATCAAA GGATTCCAGAAAATCTTACAAGGTGAATACGATCACCTTCCCGAAGTAGCATTTTATATGGTAGGCCCAATCGAAGAAGTCGTCGCTAAAGCAGAAACACTCGCCAAAAACGCTGCTTAA